The following proteins come from a genomic window of Edaphobacter sp. 4G125:
- a CDS encoding M16 family metallopeptidase: MNWNRTAIAAIAVLATVLPSSFCFAQAAAAPTKPASAVVAPAQPWKKIPIPPLHAFKPQQPKRVELANGLVIFLQEDHELPFINGRILIRGGSRDEPANKIGMVSLYGQTWRTSGTTTTSGDKLDDQLESKAASIESSGGAANTSLRWSSLKGDFNSVFASTMDLLLHPDFKADKLALAKQQLDTGIARRNDDASGIAIREAVKLVYGATNPYGRQPEYATVGAVTLDDLKAWHDRTVVPNGMIVSVSGDFDSSEMEEKLRSAFKSLPRGEVVASEKFTFTDPKPGIRFAEKEDVNQSNVLIVGLGTERSNPDYYALSVMNEIFSGGFGSRVVQNVRTKLGLAYDVSGSFGASYDHPGIFYVIAGTKSSSTVAATKAMLDEIERLKTVPPSASELAKAKDQLLNSFIFHYDSPEKTLNEQVTLAFYGYPSDFLEKYKTGIEKVTAANVARVANKYVDPSKLGVVVVGNQAEIKPPLSSMGAVTPLDITIPPPPGKSEQ, translated from the coding sequence ATGAACTGGAATCGCACGGCAATCGCAGCAATAGCTGTTCTTGCCACTGTCCTTCCCTCTTCTTTCTGCTTCGCGCAAGCGGCAGCTGCACCCACAAAACCGGCTTCGGCTGTCGTGGCTCCTGCACAGCCTTGGAAGAAGATTCCTATTCCCCCATTGCACGCTTTTAAACCACAACAGCCGAAACGGGTTGAGTTGGCCAATGGGCTTGTGATTTTCCTGCAGGAAGATCACGAACTTCCCTTCATCAATGGCCGCATCCTCATACGCGGAGGTAGCCGCGACGAGCCTGCCAATAAGATCGGCATGGTTTCTCTGTACGGACAAACATGGCGTACGAGTGGAACGACTACGACCAGCGGCGACAAGCTCGACGATCAGCTGGAATCCAAAGCCGCCAGTATCGAGTCTTCTGGAGGAGCAGCCAACACCTCTCTCCGCTGGTCGAGCCTGAAGGGAGATTTCAACTCGGTCTTCGCCTCCACGATGGATCTGCTCCTGCATCCGGACTTCAAGGCAGACAAACTCGCGCTGGCCAAGCAGCAACTGGATACAGGCATCGCTCGGCGCAATGATGATGCCAGCGGAATCGCAATCCGGGAAGCCGTCAAGCTCGTCTATGGCGCCACCAACCCCTATGGCCGTCAGCCAGAATATGCCACCGTCGGCGCTGTGACACTCGACGACCTAAAGGCTTGGCACGATCGGACGGTCGTTCCCAATGGGATGATCGTTTCTGTCTCCGGCGATTTTGATTCATCCGAGATGGAGGAAAAACTTCGCTCCGCCTTTAAATCGCTTCCTCGCGGAGAGGTCGTAGCTTCGGAAAAATTCACCTTCACCGACCCCAAACCCGGCATCCGCTTTGCTGAAAAAGAGGATGTCAATCAGTCCAATGTTCTTATTGTTGGTCTAGGCACCGAGCGTTCCAACCCCGACTACTACGCTCTCAGCGTGATGAACGAGATCTTCTCTGGAGGCTTTGGCTCGCGCGTTGTCCAGAACGTTCGCACCAAACTCGGCCTTGCCTACGATGTCAGCGGCAGTTTCGGGGCCTCGTATGATCACCCTGGCATCTTCTACGTGATCGCCGGGACCAAAAGTTCATCGACCGTGGCGGCCACAAAAGCCATGCTGGATGAGATCGAACGTCTCAAAACCGTTCCTCCCTCGGCCAGCGAACTGGCGAAGGCCAAGGACCAGCTTCTGAACTCCTTTATCTTCCACTACGATTCGCCCGAGAAAACTCTCAACGAACAAGTCACCCTTGCCTTTTACGGTTATCCATCCGACTTCCTCGAGAAATATAAGACTGGCATCGAAAAGGTAACAGCCGCAAATGTCGCTCGAGTCGCGAATAAATATGTCGATCCCTCGAAACTCGGAGTCGTTGTTGTCGGAAATCAAGCCGAGATCAAACCCCCGCTCAGTTCCATGGGGGCAGTCACTCCGTTGGACATCACTATTCCGCCGCCACCCGGTAAGTCTGAACAGTAA
- a CDS encoding M16 family metallopeptidase, with the protein MRLRRILATFILGLAFSSAAYSQDLASFEKRTTVKVLPNGMTLIVCERPEAPVFSFYTLVDAGSADDPQGASGLAHMFEHMAFKGSTEIGTTNYPAEKVALAKVETAYAAYDDEYRKRVGQDPAKLAQLKKAFEDAQEAAQKYVIPNQFSEIAEQNGAVGINASTGEDSTQYFWSMPSNRLELWAYLESQRIGHPVQREFYKERDVVQEERRMRIDSSPIGRMVEQFLATAYVAHPYGRSGVGWESEISQVSATEAEAFHKKYYVPSNIVIAVVGDVKAADALPVLERYFAKIPAGPKPTPMTTVEPPQFAEKSVIIREATQPFYLEGYHRPDYRDPDDSVYDAITDIFSNGRTARLYRSLVRDQRIAAEAQGFSGFPGEKFPGLFAFYAVPLPGHNPEEMRTAIHKELDRLKTEDVTDEELARFKTRARADLLRGLADNDGLAHQLAEYQTRYGDWRELFRELDKINAVTKADIRRVANKIFVESNLTSARIEFVAPQKPMKTSGGTE; encoded by the coding sequence GTGCGCCTTCGACGCATCCTCGCAACCTTTATTCTGGGCCTCGCTTTCAGTAGTGCGGCATACTCGCAGGACCTCGCGAGCTTTGAAAAACGCACCACGGTGAAGGTCTTGCCGAATGGCATGACTCTGATCGTCTGCGAACGTCCCGAAGCCCCGGTCTTCAGCTTCTACACCCTCGTCGATGCCGGTTCCGCCGATGACCCACAGGGTGCAAGCGGGCTTGCCCATATGTTCGAGCACATGGCCTTCAAGGGTTCAACCGAGATCGGCACAACGAACTACCCTGCCGAAAAGGTTGCCCTGGCCAAGGTGGAGACGGCCTATGCGGCATATGATGACGAGTACAGAAAGCGCGTCGGCCAAGATCCTGCAAAGCTCGCTCAACTCAAAAAAGCATTTGAAGATGCGCAGGAAGCCGCACAAAAATACGTCATCCCCAATCAATTCTCAGAGATCGCCGAGCAGAATGGGGCTGTTGGTATCAACGCCTCGACCGGGGAAGACTCGACCCAATACTTCTGGTCGATGCCTTCAAACCGGCTGGAACTCTGGGCCTATCTCGAGAGCCAGCGCATTGGTCACCCCGTGCAGCGGGAGTTCTATAAGGAGCGCGATGTCGTCCAGGAAGAGCGTCGCATGCGCATTGATTCTTCTCCGATCGGGCGCATGGTCGAACAGTTTCTCGCGACGGCGTATGTCGCGCACCCCTATGGCCGCAGCGGCGTAGGATGGGAGAGCGAGATCAGCCAGGTTTCGGCGACCGAGGCCGAAGCGTTCCACAAGAAATACTATGTTCCTTCGAATATCGTGATCGCCGTTGTGGGCGATGTGAAGGCGGCCGATGCTCTCCCCGTCCTTGAGCGCTACTTCGCGAAGATTCCCGCCGGTCCAAAGCCGACGCCAATGACGACCGTAGAACCGCCTCAGTTCGCGGAAAAATCAGTCATAATCCGTGAGGCGACACAGCCCTTTTATCTTGAGGGCTACCACCGCCCGGACTATCGCGATCCTGATGACTCTGTCTATGACGCCATTACCGATATCTTCTCCAATGGCCGCACCGCGCGTCTTTATCGCTCCTTGGTGCGCGATCAGAGGATCGCTGCCGAAGCCCAAGGCTTTTCTGGCTTCCCTGGCGAGAAGTTTCCAGGGCTCTTCGCCTTCTATGCCGTTCCGCTTCCCGGTCATAACCCTGAAGAGATGCGGACTGCGATCCACAAGGAGCTTGACCGCCTGAAGACTGAAGATGTTACCGACGAAGAACTGGCCCGCTTCAAAACTCGTGCCCGGGCCGATCTGCTTCGTGGTCTGGCCGACAATGACGGCCTGGCGCACCAACTCGCCGAGTATCAGACACGCTACGGCGATTGGCGAGAGCTATTCCGCGAACTCGACAAGATCAATGCTGTCACCAAGGCCGATATCCGTCGCGTTGCCAATAAGATCTTCGTCGAAAGCAATCTCACCAGCGCGCGTATCGAATTCGTCGCGCCGCAAAAGCCTATGAAGACATCGGGAGGAACAGAGTGA
- a CDS encoding HAD family hydrolase: MALDLEKGTFDALIFDCDGTLVDSANAHLYSIQQGLAPLGLTMSPEWYHKRTGLGPEDLLDAYEAEFRVESLVREDFYERVNQAYLANLHLVQEIKVVTEVARKWFGTVPMAVASNGIRKNVEATLIALRLRPMFYTIVTSDEIERPKPAPDVYLEAAKRMRVLPKRVIVFEDTNEGLEAAHRAGMKAIDVREVRSGDCQPVA, translated from the coding sequence ATGGCTTTGGATTTAGAAAAGGGAACATTCGATGCTCTCATTTTCGACTGCGACGGCACCCTTGTCGATAGTGCGAATGCGCATTTGTATTCCATTCAACAGGGGCTTGCGCCGCTTGGTTTGACGATGAGTCCTGAGTGGTATCACAAACGAACCGGCCTTGGCCCAGAGGACCTTCTTGATGCGTATGAAGCCGAGTTCAGGGTGGAATCTCTGGTTCGAGAAGATTTTTATGAACGGGTGAACCAGGCGTATCTTGCGAATCTTCACCTCGTTCAGGAGATCAAGGTCGTTACTGAGGTTGCGCGAAAGTGGTTCGGAACGGTCCCGATGGCTGTCGCATCGAATGGCATCAGAAAGAACGTGGAAGCCACCTTGATTGCCCTGCGACTAAGACCCATGTTTTATACCATCGTAACGAGCGACGAGATCGAACGACCAAAGCCGGCGCCGGATGTTTATCTGGAAGCTGCTAAGCGTATGCGAGTACTGCCCAAGCGTGTCATTGTCTTTGAAGATACGAATGAAGGACTCGAAGCGGCACATCGGGCTGGGATGAAGGCAATCGATGTACGCGAGGTACGGTCAGGGGACTGTCAGCCCGTCGCATAG